In Bacteroidota bacterium, the following are encoded in one genomic region:
- the lpxB gene encoding lipid-A-disaccharide synthase: MKYYIIAGEHSGDLHASNLMKELKKRDASADFRCWGGDLMQAEGAVLVKHIRDISFMGFSEVLMNIRTIMANFKLCRADILAYKPDVIILVDYPGFNLRMAEFGHNQGIPVFFYISPQVWAWKKGRVKKIKAFVDRMFVILPFEQDFYRSYDYHVDFAGHPLLDAIEQYRMSVNVTSFVKKNGLDERPVIAILPGSRHQEISRMLNVMLQVVPAFPAYQFVVAGTSNFDSGFYTKLLGNSGVKIVYGQTYDLLSNARAALVTSGTATLETALFGVPEVVCYRGSGISFQIAKRLVDIKYISLVNLIMDKPVVTELIQSDLNLENLKKELKLILDDTDTIERIKTDYNALREKLGGSGASAKTAELMMHYLKK, from the coding sequence ATGAAATACTATATCATTGCCGGTGAACATTCGGGTGATCTGCATGCATCCAACCTGATGAAGGAGCTGAAAAAGCGCGATGCATCTGCTGATTTCCGCTGCTGGGGCGGCGACCTGATGCAGGCCGAAGGCGCAGTGCTGGTTAAGCACATACGCGATATTTCGTTTATGGGATTTTCGGAAGTATTGATGAATATCCGCACCATTATGGCAAATTTTAAGCTGTGCCGTGCCGATATTCTTGCATACAAACCTGATGTTATTATCCTTGTCGATTATCCCGGTTTTAATTTGCGAATGGCTGAATTTGGTCATAACCAAGGCATTCCTGTGTTCTTTTATATTTCTCCTCAGGTATGGGCATGGAAAAAGGGGCGTGTGAAGAAGATAAAAGCCTTTGTTGACCGTATGTTCGTGATTTTGCCGTTTGAACAGGATTTTTATCGTTCGTATGATTATCATGTTGATTTTGCAGGTCATCCGCTGCTCGATGCCATTGAACAATACCGCATGTCGGTGAATGTAACTTCATTTGTCAAGAAAAACGGCCTTGATGAAAGGCCCGTTATTGCTATACTTCCCGGAAGCCGTCATCAGGAGATATCACGCATGCTGAATGTTATGCTGCAGGTGGTGCCTGCATTTCCCGCATATCAGTTTGTGGTGGCGGGAACGAGTAATTTCGACAGCGGTTTTTATACAAAACTGCTTGGTAACAGTGGCGTGAAAATAGTTTACGGACAAACGTACGACTTACTGTCAAATGCCCGCGCTGCGCTTGTTACATCGGGCACTGCCACACTGGAAACTGCTCTGTTCGGCGTTCCGGAGGTGGTTTGTTATCGCGGTTCCGGAATCTCCTTCCAGATTGCAAAACGACTGGTGGATATAAAATATATCTCGCTGGTGAACCTGATTATGGATAAGCCTGTGGTTACAGAGCTCATTCAGTCTGACCTGAATCTTGAGAATCTGAAAAAGGAATTGAAGCTTATTCTTGATGATACCGATACGATTGAAAGAATAAAAACCGATTATAACGCATTGCGCGAAAAGTTGGGTGGTTCGGGGGCGTCGGCTAAGACTGCCGAATTGATGATGCACTATCTGAAAAAGTAA
- a CDS encoding AsmA-like C-terminal region-containing protein — translation MKNNKLLRKVLKGLGIALMVIIVLAIILPFVFRKQIVEAVKTEINKSVNAKVDFTDYHLTLFRNFPDFTLGLDHVTVVGVDEFAKDTLANIQSLKVTIGLFSVISGSQYNIKKISIDQPKILLKVLKGGKANWDIAKQTAADTAKAAPAAEPSSFKLSLKKLTITNASIKYDDADAGMYADIKNLNHLLKGDLTADFTSLSTETTIDTIDFSYGGIQYLHKGNISLTADIDADLKNSKYTFKENELRLNNLFLGFDGWVAMPADDIDMDIKFSARKTEFKNFLSLIPAVYSKDFEKVKTGGTLALDGFAKGTYNDKSLPAFALNVLVQNAMFQYPDLPKAVTNINVDVHISNKDGKPNSTLIDIKKAHFEMAGNTADIRMSVATPVSDPAIDGTVKVKIDLAQVKQFYPLDASEQLNGKVDADVSMKGRLSSIEKEKYNEFQAKGQIGVTGMNYKSKDYPQGIMVSELKLLFSPQFVDMPACNIKMGRSDISANGRLDNLLFYIFKNDKLKGTFNSRSNVVDLNEFTGGSSSATATPAATTPQQSSAMTVIEVPANLDIVLKSSFGKIIYDKMELSNVLGIVKIQDRKVTLENLKMDLLGGNMAVSGFYSTQKTQPQVNFNLDIKGFDIPKTYKTFVTVQKLAPIMERCTGKFSTTMSFITDLDGAMSPVYNTMSGNGKLSANNVSVQGFEPLNKVAEVLKIEKFRKIGFDKTEISFSFANGKLEVKPYTFTFEKIKATASGFSSLDQSINYLVNLEIPRELFGGQANGVLNDLVGKANSKGANLTPGNTIFVDLVIGGTVTKPTVKAGVKGSAKEVLEDLKKEAEKQITDKVKEEVGKVKADVQAKIDKLLADANAKAQQIRDQAKAAGDKLVAEADAQGQDLVKKASNPIAKAAAKETAKQMLKEAKDKSQALQDEGNRNAQKVLDDAQKEADKLRNS, via the coding sequence ATGAAAAATAATAAATTGCTTCGCAAAGTTTTGAAAGGTCTTGGAATAGCCCTTATGGTAATTATTGTCCTCGCCATTATTCTTCCCTTTGTATTTCGGAAACAAATTGTGGAAGCCGTTAAAACGGAAATCAATAAAAGTGTGAACGCGAAAGTTGATTTCACGGATTATCATCTCACGCTCTTCCGTAATTTCCCTGATTTTACACTGGGTCTCGACCATGTTACCGTTGTGGGCGTTGATGAATTTGCAAAAGATACTCTTGCAAATATTCAATCATTGAAGGTTACCATCGGTTTGTTCAGCGTCATCAGCGGAAGCCAGTATAACATTAAAAAGATTTCTATCGATCAGCCTAAAATATTGCTGAAAGTGCTGAAGGGTGGCAAGGCCAACTGGGATATTGCAAAACAAACGGCTGCGGATACTGCAAAAGCTGCACCAGCCGCAGAACCTTCCTCATTCAAACTGTCGTTGAAAAAGCTGACCATCACCAATGCTTCTATTAAATATGATGATGCCGATGCAGGTATGTACGCCGACATTAAAAATCTGAATCATCTGCTGAAAGGTGACCTTACGGCCGATTTTACATCGCTGTCTACAGAAACAACGATTGACACCATTGATTTTTCATACGGTGGAATTCAATATCTGCATAAAGGAAACATTTCGCTGACGGCCGATATTGATGCCGATTTAAAGAATTCCAAATACACCTTTAAGGAAAATGAGCTTCGCTTAAATAATTTATTCCTTGGTTTCGACGGATGGGTGGCCATGCCTGCCGACGACATCGACATGGATATTAAATTCAGCGCACGCAAAACGGAATTCAAGAATTTCCTTTCACTGATACCTGCTGTTTATTCCAAAGATTTTGAAAAGGTGAAGACCGGCGGAACGCTTGCACTCGATGGTTTTGCGAAGGGTACGTATAATGATAAGTCGCTGCCCGCATTCGCGCTGAATGTACTGGTGCAAAATGCCATGTTCCAGTATCCTGATTTGCCTAAAGCAGTGACGAATATTAATGTTGATGTTCATATTTCTAACAAAGACGGTAAGCCAAACAGTACGCTGATTGATATTAAAAAAGCGCATTTTGAGATGGCCGGAAACACGGCTGATATCCGCATGAGCGTTGCAACTCCTGTTTCCGACCCTGCTATTGACGGCACCGTAAAAGTAAAGATTGACCTGGCACAGGTTAAGCAGTTTTATCCGCTTGACGCATCGGAACAGCTCAACGGAAAAGTTGATGCTGACGTGAGTATGAAAGGCAGACTTTCTTCTATTGAAAAAGAAAAGTACAACGAATTTCAGGCAAAAGGTCAGATTGGCGTTACAGGTATGAATTACAAAAGTAAGGACTATCCTCAGGGTATCATGGTTAGCGAGCTGAAACTCTTGTTCTCACCTCAGTTTGTGGATATGCCTGCCTGTAATATTAAAATGGGCCGTTCGGATATCAGTGCCAATGGCCGCCTCGACAATTTGTTATTTTACATTTTCAAAAACGATAAGCTGAAAGGTACATTCAACAGCCGTTCGAATGTTGTTGACCTGAATGAATTCACAGGCGGAAGCTCATCGGCAACTGCAACTCCTGCTGCCACAACGCCTCAGCAGAGTTCTGCCATGACGGTCATCGAAGTTCCTGCAAATCTTGACATCGTGCTGAAGTCGAGCTTCGGTAAAATTATATATGATAAGATGGAACTGAGCAATGTTCTCGGTATTGTTAAGATTCAGGACAGAAAGGTTACCCTCGAGAATTTGAAAATGGATTTGCTGGGCGGAAACATGGCCGTGAGCGGCTTTTACAGTACTCAGAAAACACAGCCACAGGTCAATTTTAATTTAGATATCAAGGGATTTGATATTCCGAAAACCTATAAAACCTTTGTTACTGTGCAGAAGCTGGCTCCCATCATGGAGCGCTGCACTGGGAAATTCTCTACCACAATGAGTTTTATTACCGATCTGGATGGGGCGATGAGTCCGGTTTATAATACGATGAGCGGTAACGGTAAACTGAGTGCAAACAATGTGAGCGTTCAGGGATTTGAGCCCCTGAACAAGGTTGCCGAAGTTCTGAAAATTGAAAAATTCAGGAAAATAGGATTTGATAAAACAGAGATTAGCTTTAGTTTTGCAAACGGAAAACTGGAAGTGAAGCCTTATACCTTCACATTTGAAAAGATTAAGGCAACTGCGAGCGGATTTAGTTCTTTGGATCAAAGCATCAATTATCTTGTCAATCTTGAAATTCCGCGCGAATTGTTCGGCGGGCAGGCCAATGGTGTGCTGAACGATTTAGTGGGCAAAGCGAACAGCAAAGGTGCAAATCTGACTCCCGGGAATACCATATTTGTTGACCTCGTAATTGGCGGGACCGTCACAAAGCCAACGGTAAAGGCCGGTGTGAAAGGAAGTGCGAAAGAAGTACTTGAAGACCTGAAAAAAGAAGCCGAGAAGCAGATAACGGATAAGGTGAAGGAAGAAGTGGGTAAGGTGAAAGCCGACGTCCAGGCGAAAATTGACAAGCTTCTGGCCGATGCCAATGCAAAAGCACAGCAAATCCGCGATCAGGCGAAAGCTGCAGGCGATAAGCTTGTTGCCGAAGCGGATGCACAGGGACAGGATCTGGTGAAGAAAGCTTCGAATCCTATCGCGAAAGCAGCAGCAAAAGAAACGGCAAAGCAAATGCTGAAAGAAGCAAAGGATAAGTCGCAGGCGTTGCAGGATGAAGGCAACCGGAATGCACAGAAAGTGCTTGACGATGCTCAGAAAGAAGCCGATAAATTGCGCAATAGCTGA
- a CDS encoding (Fe-S)-binding protein → MSEKEKVNVPLFADVAAEGKNPEYLFWVGCAGAFDDRYKKVVRAFTKILTHLKTDYAVLGAEETCSGDPARRAGNEMLYQMQALTNIETFKRYSITKILTVCPHCYNIFKNEYPDLGGNYEVVHYADFLQQMIQQGKLKVNQGIFKDKKIVYHDPCYLGRANDKYEAPRKVLSAIPSEKVEMPRNRSFALCCGAGGAQMFKEAEKGDKEVFIERTEEALETGADIIASACPFCMVMLTDGLKYKNKEEEVFNYDLAELVAMSLDL, encoded by the coding sequence ATGTCAGAAAAAGAAAAAGTAAATGTTCCTCTGTTTGCCGATGTTGCCGCAGAAGGAAAAAATCCGGAATATCTGTTTTGGGTGGGCTGTGCGGGCGCATTCGACGACCGCTATAAAAAAGTTGTACGTGCGTTCACGAAAATACTGACACACCTGAAAACAGATTATGCCGTTTTGGGTGCGGAAGAAACATGCTCCGGCGATCCGGCGCGCAGAGCGGGAAACGAGATGCTCTATCAGATGCAGGCACTCACCAATATTGAAACATTCAAGCGTTACAGCATCACAAAAATACTGACGGTTTGTCCGCATTGTTATAATATTTTTAAGAATGAATACCCCGACCTGGGCGGAAACTATGAGGTGGTTCATTACGCCGATTTTCTGCAGCAGATGATTCAGCAGGGAAAGCTCAAAGTAAATCAGGGTATATTTAAGGATAAAAAAATCGTGTATCACGATCCGTGCTATCTTGGACGTGCGAATGATAAATATGAAGCACCGCGTAAAGTGCTTTCCGCTATTCCGTCGGAGAAAGTGGAGATGCCGCGTAACCGGAGTTTTGCTTTGTGCTGCGGTGCCGGTGGTGCGCAGATGTTCAAAGAGGCTGAAAAAGGCGATAAGGAAGTGTTTATTGAACGTACCGAAGAAGCGCTTGAAACCGGTGCGGATATTATTGCATCAGCCTGTCCGTTTTGCATGGTAATGCTCACCGACGGATTAAAATATAAGAATAAGGAAGAAGAAGTTTTTAATTACGACCTCGCCGAACTCGTTGCAATGTCGCTTGATTTATAA